A genomic region of Syntrophales bacterium contains the following coding sequences:
- a CDS encoding HD domain-containing protein: MNEETVAALKDWFSGYVQIFKSVDDDLEQNTVLKEEHTERVCGEILNIGEKLGLHDKDLCLAEVIALLHDIGRFEQYARYRTFVDFHSVNHAEHGIKILQENGVLSGIDESTQKLILQTILYHNRAALPQKETEKCLFFTKLLRDADKLDIWRVVTDYYRRKNGKRNGALELGLPDTPGISDDVYNDLLEGKIVDVTHLKNLNDFKLLQIGWIYDINFTPTFQCIKERRYIEMIRDVLPESKKVERIFSVAQSYLDEQIKDA, from the coding sequence ATGAATGAAGAAACAGTGGCAGCTTTAAAAGACTGGTTTTCCGGGTATGTGCAGATATTTAAGTCGGTTGATGACGATTTGGAACAGAACACTGTCCTGAAAGAAGAACATACCGAACGGGTGTGCGGTGAGATTCTGAACATTGGTGAAAAACTTGGATTGCATGATAAAGATCTCTGCCTGGCCGAGGTCATTGCCCTTCTCCATGACATTGGCCGTTTTGAACAGTATGCCCGTTATCGAACCTTTGTCGACTTTCACTCTGTGAATCATGCCGAACATGGGATAAAGATACTGCAGGAAAATGGTGTGCTCAGCGGTATAGATGAATCGACACAAAAGCTGATTCTGCAAACAATTTTATACCACAACCGTGCGGCTCTGCCACAAAAAGAGACAGAAAAATGCCTCTTCTTTACAAAATTGCTGCGCGATGCCGACAAACTGGATATCTGGCGGGTGGTCACCGATTATTACCGGCGGAAGAATGGAAAGCGAAATGGTGCGCTTGAGCTTGGCCTGCCCGATACACCGGGAATTTCTGATGATGTCTATAATGATTTGCTGGAGGGAAAAATCGTGGATGTTACACACCTGAAAAACCTGAATGACTTCAAGCTGCTTCAGATCGGGTGGATCTACGACATCAATTTTACCCCTACCTTTCAGTGCATCAAAGAGAGGAGATATATAGAGATGATCCGCGACGTCCTGCCTGAATCAAAGAAGGTAGAAAGAATCTTTTCTGTGGCTCAATCGTACCTTGATGAACAGATAAAGGACGCTTAG
- a CDS encoding MFS transporter, with protein MKLGNKKAIFGWAMYDWANSAFATTVMAAFFPVFFKQFWSAGADPVVSTAKLGLANSIAGIAVALCAPILGAIADRGGVKKKLLFLFAFIGVVMTSSLYLVSKGNWPMAVALYIFAVVGFSGGNIFYDSLITGVASRGKMDSVSALGFALGYLGGGILFAVNVWMVLRPETFGFAGAEDAVRFSFLSVSIWWAVFSIPIFLFVKEPARAQGESTLNIAKAGLIQLRNTFQEIRHLKVIFLFLMAYWLYIDGVGTIIRMALDYGMSIGFEFKDLIVALLITQFVGFPSSIGFGYLGGKIGTKRAIFIAIAVYLCVSIWGAFMQSKSEFYILAIIIGLVQGGIQALSRSFYAKIIPIDKSAEYFGFYNMIGKFSVIVGPVLIGATGLLVRSMGYSSHIASRIGISSVSLFFIAGGILFYFVNEEAGRKEAEYLSEK; from the coding sequence ATGAAACTTGGCAACAAAAAAGCGATATTCGGCTGGGCGATGTATGACTGGGCTAATTCGGCCTTTGCCACAACGGTCATGGCTGCATTCTTCCCTGTTTTTTTTAAGCAGTTCTGGAGTGCCGGCGCCGACCCCGTGGTGAGTACGGCAAAACTCGGGCTGGCGAATTCCATTGCCGGCATTGCCGTGGCTCTGTGTGCACCAATACTTGGCGCTATTGCGGACAGGGGAGGGGTAAAAAAGAAATTACTCTTTTTATTTGCCTTTATCGGCGTGGTAATGACCTCATCTCTCTATCTTGTCTCAAAGGGGAATTGGCCCATGGCAGTTGCGCTTTATATCTTTGCTGTTGTCGGATTCTCGGGGGGAAACATCTTTTATGATTCATTGATCACCGGTGTTGCATCCAGGGGGAAAATGGATTCGGTTTCCGCACTGGGGTTTGCCCTCGGATATTTGGGGGGCGGTATCCTTTTCGCGGTCAATGTATGGATGGTTCTCAGACCGGAGACCTTTGGATTTGCCGGTGCAGAAGATGCAGTGAGATTTTCATTTCTTTCAGTGAGTATCTGGTGGGCTGTTTTCTCCATTCCGATATTTCTGTTTGTTAAGGAACCCGCTCGTGCGCAGGGCGAATCCACCTTGAACATAGCGAAGGCTGGCCTTATTCAATTAAGAAATACCTTTCAGGAAATTCGCCATTTGAAGGTCATCTTTCTGTTTCTCATGGCTTACTGGCTGTATATTGACGGTGTTGGCACAATTATACGTATGGCGCTGGATTATGGCATGTCAATCGGGTTTGAGTTCAAGGATCTCATAGTTGCCCTGCTCATTACGCAGTTCGTCGGTTTTCCATCTTCCATAGGATTCGGCTATTTAGGGGGGAAGATCGGCACCAAACGCGCGATTTTTATTGCCATTGCGGTATATCTTTGCGTTTCCATCTGGGGTGCCTTCATGCAGAGCAAAAGCGAATTCTATATCCTTGCCATTATAATCGGGCTGGTTCAGGGTGGCATTCAGGCACTCAGCCGCTCATTTTATGCTAAGATAATTCCAATTGATAAGTCGGCAGAGTATTTCGGATTTTATAATATGATCGGCAAATTTTCAGTTATTGTCGGTCCCGTTCTTATTGGTGCCACAGGCCTTCTGGTCAGATCTATGGGATACAGTAGCCATATCGCATCGCGTATCGGTATTTCCTCCGTTTCACTCTTTTTTATAGCCGGCGGCATTCTGTTTTACTTTGTGAACGAAGAGGCGGGCAGAAAAGAGGCTGAATATCTATCAGAGAAATAG